The Panicum hallii strain FIL2 chromosome 9, PHallii_v3.1, whole genome shotgun sequence genome has a window encoding:
- the LOC112873002 gene encoding uncharacterized protein LOC112873002: MSSRSPPPFPAAREWPCFRCTLNNPICSDKCEACEAPRPLELDADSPVVVAAAAAALTPLPQLRRKRERSPAVADAECPVEVDVDSPVGAVAAPASTPLRRLRRKGDRAQAVVEAERPVEVDADSSTVVVDASASPPRRCGRKRERAPAVAEAERPVEVDADSSTVVVYASASPPRRCGRKRERAPAVAEAERPVEVDADSSTVVVDASASPPRRCGRKRERTPAVAEAERPVEVDADSSTVVVDASDSPPRRCGRKRERAASPDVVELRNSAGRAAGGGENGEGKAAAAKKASLGIHLDKKTFKIMTYNVWFREDMELSRRMDALGDLIKHHSPDFICFQEITPYIYLLMQKSEWWQQYKCLLSQEMSILKPYYCMQLSKVPVEPSECIPFSNSIMGRELCIASVSAGDMTKLVLATTHLESPCPAPPKWDQMYSKERVVQAKKSLEILGRCRNAILCGDMNWDDKRDGPFPLQDGWIDAWVELKPGEDGWTYDTKANSMLSGNRKLQKRMDRFLCKLEDFKIDNIEMIGKEAIPGISYFKEKKVRKECRKIQLPVFPSDHFGLVLTITKQGGGSF; the protein is encoded by the exons ATGTCCTCCCGCTCCCCACCGCCGTTCCCGGCCGCGCGGGAGTGGCCCTGCTTCCGGTGCACGTTGAACAATCCCATCTGCTCCGACAAATGCGAGGCATGCGAGGCCCCGCGCCCCTTGGAGCTCGACGCCGACAGCCCCGTcgtcgtggccgccgccgccgccgcgttgACCCCGCTTCCGCAGTTGCGTAGGAAGCGGGAGCGCTCTCCCGCGGTTGCGGATGCCGAGTGCCCGGTGGAGGTCGACGTCGACAGCCCCGTCGGCGCGGTGGCCGCCCCCGCGTCGACACCGCTCCGGCGGTTGCGGAGGAAGGGGGATCGTGCTCAGGCGGTTGTGGAGGCGGAGCGCCCCGTGGAGGTCGACGCCGATAGCTCCACCGTCGTGGTCGACGCCTCCGCCTCGCCCCCTCGGCGGTGCGGGAGGAAGAGGGAGCGCGCTCCTGCGGTTGCGGAGGCGGAGCGCCCCGTGGAGGTCGACGCCGATAGCTCCACCGTCGTGGTCTACGCCTCCGCCTCGCCCCCTCGGCGGTGCGGGAGGAAGAGGGAGCGCGCTCCGGCGGTTGCGGAGGCGGAGCGCCCCGTGGAGGTCGACGCCGATAGCTCCACCGTCGTGGTCGACGCCTCCGCCTCGCCCCCTCGGCGGTGCGGGAGGAAGAGGGAGCGTACTCCGGCGGTTGCGGAGGCGGAGCGCCCCGTGGAGGTCGACGCCGATAGCTCCACCGTCGTGGTCGACGCCTCCGACTCGCCCCCTCGGCGGTGCGGGAGGAAGAGGGAACGCGCTGCGTCACCGGATGTCGTCGAGCTTCGCAATAGCGCGGGTcgagccgccggcggcggcgagaatgGGGAGGGCAAGGCGGCCGCCGCCAAGAAAG CAAGTCTTGGGATTCATTTGGATAAGAAGACCTTCAAAATCATGACATACAATGTCTGGTTCCGGGAGGATATGGAATTGAGCAGAAGGATGGATGCTCTTGGAGATCTTATTAAGCACCACAGCCCGGACTTTATATGCTTCCAG GAGATTACACCATACATATATCTGCTTATGCAAAAATCTGAATGGTGGCAACAATACAAATGCTTGTTGTCACAGGAGATGTCTATTCTGAAGCCGTATTACTGCATGCAG TTGAGCAAAGTGCCAGTTGAGCCATCTGAATGTATCCCATTTTCTAACTCAATAATGGGAAGGGAGCTTTGCATCGCAAGTGTTAGCGCAGGAGACATGACGAAGTTGGTGTTAGCCACAACCCACCTAGAGAGCCCATGCCCTGCACCTCCTAAGTGGGACCAGATGTATAGCAAAGAACGTGTAGTTCAGGCAAAGAAATCCCTGGAAATTCTGGGACGCTGCCGCAATGCAATACTCTGTGGGGACATGAACTGGGATGATAAACGAGACGGCCCCTTTCCTCTGCAGGATGGGTGGATTGATGCTTGGGTTGAGCTGAAGCCCGGAGAAGATGGCTGGACCTATGACACGAAGGCCAACAGCATGCTGTCAGGCAACCGCAAGCTGCAGAAACGAATGGACCGGTTTCTGTGCAAGCTGGAAGACTTCAAGATCGATAACATTGAGATGATTGGGAAGGAGGCGATACCGGGCATCTCCTACTTCAAGGAGAAGAAGGTTCGGAAAGAGTGTCGAAAGATTCAACTGCCTGTCTTCCCTAGCGACCACTTTGGTCTTGTTCTGACCATCACCAAGCAGGGGGGTGGCAGCTTCTGA